The region ATACAGTagattatttacaatgatgtatttataatgatggtccagccatcttgagggagtgggggacaGATGGAGAtattgaatgggctacacacgcgcCTTTACACATAAaacgactttgattagggaacgtgataggctgctctgaacaaatatgttttgagggcgtgcctaaagctatgcaaattgtaatttcttggggtagagcattccagaggattggcaaagtgtgggagaagtcttggagatgggagtgggaagtacggattagtgcagaggttagttgaaagtcatttgcacATCGCAGCGGTCagttaggctgatagacagaaataagggaggagatgtaacggggtgctgcactgtgaagagctttgtgggtgagaacaagtactttgaattggatcctataatgaatgggcagtcaatataacgactggcaaagagcagCTGCATCTGATTACCGATTAGTCAGGtaaatgaccctggctgctgcattaaggatagactggagaggggaatgtcgcgtaagggggaggccaattaaaagagcgttacagtagtccagtcgggagtggatcagggcagcagtgagggtttttgttgtttccatggtgagaaaagagaGGATTCTAGTGATTTTTTTAGGTATAAGTGGCACGAGTggacaagagattgtatatgggaagtgaaggagagattggtgtcaaacgtaacacccagacagttcgccttctgccggggtgttattatcgtgccacctacggagagggaaatgtcagatttagggaggttagtagactgtAGGAGCAGAAGAAGTTCTGCTTTGGAGATGTTGAGTTacagatagagggcggacatgatgtcagagactgcggaaagacagtcactggcgttctgtagtacaacgGGAGTAAGGTGaggggatgacgtatatagttgtgtgtcatcagcataaagatggtacaggAAGTCAAATCTGCTGATAGTCTGTCCAAATGGGGccttgtagagagagaagagaagtgggccaaggactgagccctgaggtaccccgacagtgagaggaagatgggatgaagtggagccaatgaacgaaacactgaaggagcagtcaaaaAGATAGGATGAGAATCAGAAGAGAGCagtatccttaatgcctagtgactggagcctagagagtaggagatggtggtcaacagtatcAAAAACTGCAGagaggttgagaagaatgagcagagagtggtcaccattacactttgctgtcagaaggtcactggtcactttgatgagtgcagtttttgtagaatgtagggggcggaagctggactgtgaagggtctaggagggagtgagtggagaggtaacaggtaaggcagAAGTAGACCAGGCGcttcaagagtttagagatgaaggggaggttggagactggtctgtagttatttgtgcaggatggaggtgtctttaataatggagtaatgatagagcgtCTGAAGGAGGATGGGATGATGCTCGAGTAGAGGGAgaaattaaagattgtagttaggagagttgtgacaactggagagagtggctggaggagatgtgagggaatggggtcgtttgtgcatgtagtcagacaagaagaacagaggagcctggagacttcttcttctgtgatgggatcaaatgtggagagtgagccaggggaaattcaGGGAGGGATAGGAGTCATagcacttagtggctgggagcggatttcctgttggattttatctattttatctataaagtgggaggccaggtcatcagcacaaatgtctgtgataggggcttgtgtttttggcctgaggagggagtgaaatatgtcaaaaagtttcttggggttgttggatagtgaggagatcaacgTGGTGTAGTAAGTCTGTTTGGcaatgtgaagggcagagttataggttcttagcataaatttgtagtggatgaagtcttctggtgtgcgagttttcctccataagctttCAGCACTTCTAGATCATCGCTGGAGAAGCCCAgtttgtgatgtgagccagggctgttttactatgTGCTTGGAGGCTCTGAGGGTGAGGGGTGCTACTTGGTCCAGAGTGCTTCTGAGCGTGTCATTGTAGtagtgtacagccagatcaggacgggaaaaagaggagattggggacagtgatgagtgtagggagtctgaaagtgtatgagagttaatggcttggtaggtaggagtgtgctggggtgggcaagGGATTGTGATCGCGAAGGAGAgattgttgtggtcagagaggttaAGTGGTgaattatctaggtaggagattgagcagagtcgggcgaagaccaggtcaagggtgttaccgtctttgtgtgtttcagaggttgagagctgtgagaggccgagagaagtggttagtgattgaAGCTGgagtgcagatgtggaagtggggctgtttatggggatgtagaagtctcccaggataagggttgggagttctgaggacatgaagtgcggcagccaggctgagaagtggtcaaggAACTGGATGGGTGAACCTGGGGGccgatatatgaccgctactctgagggagaggggatggaagagcctatggtgtggacctcaaaagaaggtaaTGAGAGGATGGAACTAGGGGGATGacttggaaggtgcattgtggggacaggagtatgccgactccaccaccaggtctgtttgtgggtctcgagaaatgggagaattgtaagccaccatgggatgtggcagcaggggagacagtgttagaatcctgaatccaggcttcagtgagggccaacagattcagagagttgttcagaaagtaaatgtgcagaaaaggaagtttgttacatacagactgtggattccggagggcacaattaaaagaaggatatgaaggagtgcaagtaatattaaaaaGATTAGTGTGGTTTTGATACGAGGTAGGATattggttgaggttgggggatggtggacctGGGTTGGGGGAGATATCCCCCGAAATCAGAAGGAGTAAGAGGATAAAGAGCAAGTAGATattggaattgtaagaagttttttgtgcaatgtgtttgggcaagatgggctgaggtttttaagGAAGGTGAgaagtacatgggagagggaagtatagaggggctgatgtgtatgaTTTGTGATGGAGGGGGATGGGggtgaatgtggatggcaagggaacacaggaggatagaaataaagcacatggataaaagGGAGTGCAACGTGTGGGTTacttgactcctgccctgactaactctcTATTTTACTATACTCAATTCATGTTgttctcctagttttggcttacaaatactgcaaATGCATAATACTGACCTGAATAGTTAAATCACAAAATCACATCTTTGTACACTGCGTAGTGTCCATTATCAAAACCTGCAGCTCAGTACTATTTAAAAAGAATCTGTGTTATGACTCATTTTTGGAGTcatgacagctctggttctgctttaataTAAACGTGGTTTTTACTTTTGGCCAGCAAAGGTTAATATCAGTTTCCTTGCTGACAGCTTCTATGCTGCTGGTTAGGtgatgtgagtggtgaccactcccaccgtcCTTTAAAGAGTTACCTGATGCATCAACTgattgttggtgatagagttttctATGTAGACCAGCGTTGGATTTGCAAACCTGTGGTGTCAGCTCTGAATCTGCCACTTCTGTGGAGTTTGGGGTCCTATTTCCATATCCTCTGCAGTGGggagcttggcagcagagcctGGAGCTAAGTTGCTTGTTTATTTATCttgtctgtctcatgcttgtcactaTTCCCTATGTTTACACTATCTGAAGTGGTGAGGCTATTGTCCTTGCTGgcaagtgcactagccagggtttagGGAGGTGACAGCTATGGAACAGGCACGTGACGGCAGCGGGGAAAAagacccacatagggcattaggggatctTAGGGATAGGCATATGTTGAGGTtagaggtgccccatccctcattCCATACTATTAGGgccttcctcccctttttccaatcccgttgttggtgtttgttgtgccgTCCGCTGAATCAACCCTTGTGAGTCGTGACAATCTGGCTACCAGATGATCGCTTGGGGTTCTGGATGTGAAACCACCACATATCAGATCTTGATGACCAATCCAAAGAATAAATCATCAATATCCTAAGTTTAGAAACTCCTTTAATTGGACATAATAAGTCATTCAAAATAGATACAATTTTTGGAAAACACCAATTCTGGTAGGATTGGCCAACACAACACACTGTTCTCCGGACTGGTCACTGATGATATAGATTCAATTTGTCAAATCATTTGTTTTCTCTGGAGATAAGCAACGGTTCATTTTCCTTTGTTGTTGTTAGATGTGTCCCATCAGCTGCATAGGATTTATTTGAGCCCTGTCTATTATTGTAACTTTTTTCTACACTTTACCCATTCAAACATATGTCACATACTTAGCCTTTAAATTTGTTTGTGattgaaaatgttttttctttaCTTCCATGTGAGTTATGACCCTATATGTATTCTCAATACCATCTAGAATCAAGAATTACAACTTACTGTATACCTATATGGTCAAATTGGACATATGGTATTGGATTAGCTATTGGGGTTTCAGTGGTTGCAGTTGCACCTGGACCTTGGCTCAAAAGGTCCTCTGCCAAATAAGACATCAACATTATAAATGGCTCATGGTAAGACCTGTTACAGATTCTAACACATAGACAGTGGTTATGTGAAGGATTCTAATGTGCTTTACTTCTCACCTTAGGCATATAATAACCTCTGAACTGGGTATCCCGTATGACACAATGTGGTAGACTCAATGGAATTATACTGGCAAAACGTTGTATCTCATGGATCACAGCATCAGTGTATGGCATCTTACTTCTGTCCTCCACTGTTGGGCAACGGTTTCTTCCAATCACTTTGTCTATCTCTTGGTGAACTTTCTCTGGTTGGACACAAAATAATTCATTTGAATTCTAAGCATCAATATATCTAAAGTGATACTAGATCTAACTTGTCTAATTATGAAATGGTGGATGATTGGTCAAGAGTGTAGCTAAAGGGTATTCCGATGCCTCCAGGTCTTAGCATCTGTGGAGGCCCTTGAGCCAGATAAGTAGATTCAAGGATGTCTCCACTATTGGATTTTTGATTGATACTTTGCAATTACTACTTATATGACAAGTGGCTATTTCATTTGATGTCTAGCTGAGTATgctgactccaccaccaggtctgtttgtctgATAGGCTTGGCTTAGCTGTCTCCATAGACTTTACTGAAAAAGGTCATGCGCATGTGCAGGAAACTATTCAAGTAGATGTAGGAGAATGACGAGGGTATGTCCACACATCATTTGTCTTACATAAAGGGGTCATGCTATCATGCTATTGGGGTGGTACTTTATACCCAGTGGAGAGGGGAAGAGAAGATCCTGCCTGGGTGAGGGATAGAAGAAAAAGAAATTTAAAGTGTGGAGAGTGGAAAGTGCAAGAATATGACTGGAGAATGACTATACAGCGTCAGGCAATAAAAAGTTTTTTGTAACCCATTAACATGGAAATACATAGGTATCATAAGAGCTATAGATGATATTTATGTTAATTAATAACAATATAGTTTCCTACAAAGCAATTATTTTGGGAGCGAGAACTCACATTAATGCTATAAGAATGGGACTTTTGTTTGGTTCAGATAGCAGAGTTTTCAGACAATAGTAAACTTATTATACAACAGAGGATACTTACCTGTGATATCTGGGTGTTTCATCAGAATAAGGATCCCATATCTTAAAGTAGTGCTAACAGTTTCTGTTCCTCCAAAGAACAAGTTTAGAGTAGTCATTAAAAGGCTATTCGTGTTGAAGCTGCTTGTAGGGTTTCCGTTCTCCTAAAATAAGCCAAAAAAATGTATAGGCCAAAGAAATTATTAAAAAAAGGACAAAGATGAAAAAAAGCACATTGAGTCTGCCAAAAGAATTTATAGACCaaagaaattataaaaaaaagacaAAGATAAAAAAAGCACATTGAATCTCTCATTGTGACTATTTATTGAGTGTCTGATCTATTTACTTACCTTTTGCATTTTGATAAGGAAACAGTCTATGAAATCACGTGGACAATCAGGCTGAAATGTTTTCTGATGATCTATCACATTCTCCAGCACAAAATTTTTAagtttttctaaatttttgcaaaTGCGATGGTGAGGTCCTGGCAGATGATTCATGATGCCAGGGAAAATGTTATAAAACTGTTCAAGATGAAAGTAAGAGTTAATGTTTTCACACAACTATTATTTCTATACATGGTAATAATGAAAGTGAATTTTCTGTTGTATCATCAAGGCTTGGTTTTATATGAACAAGAATCCTTAAATCCAATCCATTAGTGTACGGTGGAAATGCACAGCATAATTAGCAAGACAACATAATCCCATAGGGGTAACCCCACAggaaaaaacaatgcaaaaaaaccCTCCAGATAATATGAAAGCAAATGTTTATTCAAAATTTATTAAATATTTGAAGTATAGCAAAATCAAGAAGATAAAATGCAAGAAAAACTGAAGGAACACTACTGCGTTAGACTACTGCGTCCCACATGAATCACCTATCTCATGGTAGAGAAGTATAATATTTATGAATAACAAAGGTTAAACATAGCTGTAGATATAAATGTAAGCATGTAATTACAAAACAGTAGTATTCCAAATTAAAGTTGGTAAATGGTTAAAGTTGATTTGATGCATGGGAGAATAAGTGGGAAAGGGAGATTTAGCTTCATACTAGTAACCCCGCTTCAGTACATTACATACACTCACCTATTGTCCCACTATATCAATGCATCGGACCATATAACAACATGTGGAAAACCAACCGCACCACTCAACATCATATAAATGGAAGAGAAAAAATTAGATAATCACCTTCAATTAGAAGGTCAACTCATCACTTTGAATGCTAATTGTAACAATCATTGACGGCACCCACACATGGTTTCCCTCCCCGTGCACCACCAGCGAGTGTGATACTAATCCTTAATTTTGTGGGCCATAAAAATCCTTCCAGAATACAGCCATTTCAGACTCATCATATTGCTAATTGACTCTATCTACTTGGGCTTGGGGAGCTGCTAAATAATAAAACCAAGGAGGTTATTCCTAATGTCACCTTTCTTCACTGTAATCTTCTAGGTTGGCCAACCTTCCAGTCCTACTCCATAAAGCCATGATTTTGTATGTGGCTTTGATTTATGCAACTTGGAATGGATGGATATACAATGTTTTGAAATTTTTTAAGGCATAGATGGGAACACATGTAAAATTAAAGGACTTGAATATCAGGTCGGTACTGTTTCCACTGAAAGTACACAGTGAATGGAGCCAGGACTGCTCTTTATTCTTTGTAGTGGTCGTTCTCAAGTACCCAAGAATGGTTAATACACAATCCATGGCTATATGGAATTTTTATTGCATGTATTGTGTATTTTAGGAGGCGATGGCATCGGCTATCAGCATATTGATGGGGGTACTTGGTGCTTTATACTGACAATCTGCTGTTGATGACCTCTCCCAAGGATAGGTTGTCAAGGTCTCAATTCCTTTAATTTAAATGAGTTACAGACCTCTTATGTAAGTTTTCGTGATGACCATGAACTATAGATGATTACTAATAAAACAGAGTGCAGTTCATAAATACTTTTCCTAAAAATGACTCAAAAATGTGTTTGGATTTTAAGAGACATATGTATAACTGAAAACCCAAATGCCCTTTGGCCTTAATGACAGTAGCACACTAAGCACTGCCTCTTTTACCACCCACAACCTCACACGACCACGTAGCTGTCATGTTTTTAGCCTCCATAGTAGGTACACAGATAAGGTGAAGTAGAACACAAAATTCAATTTTTTCCACTTACCGTTCCCCAACCAGAGCTTACGATTTGAAAATTCTCATTGATGAGTTGAAGAAGTGACAGGAACCTCTTGTCTTCATATTCCAACCGATTACCGAAGACGATTGAGCAGATGACATTGGAAACAGCTCGACTCAAGAAGAAAGTTGGATCAAAGGCTTTTTCTACAAAGTAAACAAAGTTAATAAAGACCAGTTTTTATTGAGAAAACAGCTTGGAAATCAATTGTAGTTAATGGTttttcagtatcctcttctgcaaaaGAAACAAAAAGTCTTACACCTTTTTGGAAAAGAATCAGTATATAAATTTATAAAACATGTAACATTTTTGAATTTGCTGGCCCTTACGCTTTGTGTTCCTGAACTCTTCCAACATGAATTGCGCTTCCTCTTGAATTCTCTCTTCTACACTCCTCTTTCCCATTCCAAAATTTCGAAGGGTGACCAATGCAAAACGCCTGAGCTCCTTCCACTTCTCTCCATTGGAAAATGCTATCCCTGAGTTAGAAGAAAATAGGCATACACAGTGAAGGTTGGACTTGTAACATTAAGCACTCATTCAGATGGCTATAATTTTTGCATGCATATTATGGATCTGGGTGTAATAGCCTGAACTCAAACTACAGTAAGGCTTTTGATGCTTTTATTTTGAGTCTACAGATTCACGATTAACACTCGTTTTCAAGAGCATTTAATAACTGTGGCAATATTGTCAGAAAGATTCTATGAAAAACTACAAAAAATGGAAAAGGATTTCTTGTGAATAAATACATCGAGTCATTGGTCCAACTATACAGTCATCTTAAACTTTATGTTACAAAGTTGCCTGATCCATCTGTGATCCATTGGACCTTTAGAAACTTAGGGTACAGCTTAATTCAAGTAAATGTGGGTACATTAAATTCTTGTAGCAGCCCAGTGCCAGGAATGATGCTATAGATCTCCTACAGACAGGAATCTTACGCAAGAAGAGTATAATGGGCAGCTTGGTTTCCAGTAGGTCAACAAAACTTATCTCTTCCATGTTTTCAATAATCCACCATTAATTGCAATGCATGAAATTTATTAGCTTCGGTCATTTTTTAGATAACTTTGGGTCCCTTATCTAATAATTCCAGGGCACCGCACTTTCTGGTTCTGAGgctcaattatttttttaaacagtagTCAGGCATTCACTGATAGGTATGTAAGGAGATTAAATTGGAGTCCACTGAGCCCTGACAAGCAAAGTGTACTGTTACCATATTGGACCCACCTGTGATGTTATAATCATGCTGTTTTTGTAAGAGTCTAATTTTTGATGCAACCATACTACGTAATTCTTAACGGGGTTGTCTAACCTTATGGTAAGGGTAGAAAATAAATATTGTGACCCGCTTTGATTAGCTGCTTGTAGCTCTGGAAGTGGATTGATATTGCTAGGGCTGGAGGAacacaccgaataaatagagagatgttatttggtgcgtttgcagcccggggtccaccgtgcaggaaagaacctgctgctggcaaatggcggccctatatggcggtagaagtgaactctgttacttcacagggtcgcctaaagaaagcactgtgtcctgttaaactcataggagtacacagcaactgcagagcagatagcagtttgtggttacgcaatcaaagaggcaatcatacaatctcctcactggaggaaccggtattctaggggcttatttcagccgggtccctgaacacatatacacgtaacctaaccacactggcgcaaagcacataacttagatttgatactagcgcatggctgtgcggccatgcaaaccttttatagctgcagcaagtacaggacgttcctagaaggaccaatcagAGGCTGCCACAaggcctgagcaacttcaggaccttcctggagaaccaatgggttttgctgcagtatctaagcatgtgaccctcgatctccaatgagagatcttaccctgggcatgctcagaaggggaaaagcaggacatagtccaaaaagcatctgctcaccgctgcccagcactggcttcaatggcagaagctagaaaagcagaagtaaccctttgcacagagtcagactgagaaagatgctgggaccgacgtctccgctgagcaggctccactgcggcaggagaagaatggtagagtggagatggcccgagattccccctgtgcagaggcgggaactcgacccctaacagatatTAGCAGTAAATGGATATAAATACCACCCATCACACTTCCCTGTTTTGTGATTTTTTGGCACAGATTGGCTGCCATGGTGGACTGTTGAAAGCCCATGTGGTTGCCTTGTTGATACTCTTGtggctgagcttcataggagactCCATAGGATGGGTTTCATAGGAGACTCTATGGGCTAGGTTTCATAGGAGACTCCATGGGCTGGGTTTCATAGGAAACTCCATGGGCTGGGTTTCATAGGAGACTCTATgggctgagcttcataggagactCCATGGGCTGGGTTTCATAGGAGACTCCATGGACTGGGCTTCATAAGAGACTCCATGGGCTGGCTTTCATAGGAGTCTCCATGGGCTGGTCTTCATAAGaggctccatggcctgggtttcatAGGAGACTCCATGGGCTGGGTTTCATAGAAGACTCCATGGGCTGGGTTTCATAAGAGACTCCATTGGGCTGGGTTTTATAGGAGACTCCATGGGCTGGGTTTCATAAGAGACTCCATTGGGCTGGGTTTCATTAGAGACTCCAtgggctgggcttcataggagactcCATGGGCTGGGTTTCATAGGAGACTGCATGGGCTGGGTTTCATAGAAGACTCAATAGGCTGGGTTTCATAAGAGACTCCATTGGGCAGGGTTTTATAGGAGACTCCATGGGCTGGGTTTCATAAGAGACTCCATGGGCTGGGTTTCATAGGAGACTCCATGAGCTGGGC is a window of Ranitomeya variabilis isolate aRanVar5 chromosome 2, aRanVar5.hap1, whole genome shotgun sequence DNA encoding:
- the LOC143805874 gene encoding cytochrome P450 2F3-like; protein product: MFPNMVTGWERIEFHSMTIVLAILCFSFLIFLKKTKGKLPPGPKALPLLGNLHQLDTKNLVKSLKELNNKYGPVFTIYLGPRPNVILYGYKAVHEALVEQAEDFSGRGEFPAFHRFTQGNGIAFSNGEKWKELRRFALVTLRNFGMGKRSVEERIQEEAQFMLEEFRNTKQKAFDPTFFLSRAVSNVICSIVFGNRLEYEDKRFLSLLQLINENFQIVSSGWGTFYNIFPGIMNHLPGPHHRICKNLEKLKNFVLENVIDHQKTFQPDCPRDFIDCFLIKMQKENGNPTSSFNTNSLLMTTLNLFFGGTETVSTTLRYGILILMKHPDITEKVHQEIDKVIGRNRCPTVEDRSKMPYTDAVIHEIQRFASIIPLSLPHCVIRDTQFRGYYMPKGTNVIPVLTSVHNDPEKFKEPEMFNPENFLDENNRFKSNEAFMPFSTGKRICLGEGLARMETFIFFTTFLQNFTFKPTVHPDEIDLTPSLSGVGNVPPIYQLRAVPR